In Sphingobacteriaceae bacterium, the following proteins share a genomic window:
- a CDS encoding glyoxalase codes for MEDQKNQTNKSTQSADTTPKVTGIGGVFFFSDSPKETKEWYAKNLGFDVNQWGAVSFDSRNINKPEEVNTLQWTPFKKGDEYFSPSKKEFMINYTVQNLEGLVEKLKANGVTILDSIATYDYGKFLHIMDAEGNKIELWEPSGN; via the coding sequence ATGGAAGATCAAAAAAATCAAACAAACAAGTCCACTCAGTCTGCAGACACCACCCCGAAAGTAACAGGCATTGGTGGCGTTTTCTTTTTTTCGGATAGTCCGAAAGAAACCAAAGAGTGGTATGCAAAAAATTTAGGTTTTGATGTAAATCAATGGGGCGCGGTAAGTTTTGATTCCCGCAACATTAACAAACCAGAAGAAGTGAATACACTTCAATGGACTCCCTTTAAAAAAGGAGATGAGTATTTTTCTCCTTCCAAAAAAGAATTCATGATTAATTATACCGTGCAAAATCTCGAAGGACTGGTAGAAAAGCTTAAAGCAAATGGTGTTACAATTCTTGATAGCATTGCCACCTACGACTATGGAAAATTTTTACATATCATGGATGCAGAAGGAAATAAGATCGAGTTGTGGGAGCCTTCAGGAAATTAA
- a CDS encoding glyoxalase codes for MANNRLLRMDNVGIVVESLDKAIAFFSEIGLKLEGRATIEGEWAGRVTGIASQKVEIAMMVTPDGHSKIELSRFITPATVSDHRKAPVNSLGYLRAMFTVENIDELVERLVKQGAELVGEVVHYENSYKLCYMRGAEGLLVGLAEEIGGK; via the coding sequence ATGGCAAATAACAGATTATTGAGAATGGATAATGTCGGCATCGTTGTAGAATCGCTTGACAAGGCAATAGCTTTTTTTTCGGAGATAGGTTTAAAACTCGAAGGAAGAGCTACCATAGAAGGAGAATGGGCCGGTAGGGTTACCGGCATTGCTTCTCAGAAAGTAGAAATTGCAATGATGGTAACTCCGGATGGGCACAGCAAGATTGAGCTTTCGCGTTTTATTACGCCTGCAACTGTTTCCGATCATCGAAAGGCACCTGTAAATTCCCTGGGTTATTTACGAGCCATGTTCACTGTTGAGAATATTGACGAGTTGGTGGAAAGGCTTGTTAAGCAGGGCGCCGAACTTGTAGGAGAAGTAGTTCACTATGAGAATTCGTACAAGCTTTGTTACATGCGAGGTGCAGAGGGACTTCTGGTTGGACTTGCTGAAGAAATTGGCGGTAAATAA
- a CDS encoding siderophore-interacting protein codes for MISSIPKWVGDIFESTLRPNAKVLETSYISSQIKKIRFQGNISKMNFQIGYANVLRVSETEYRNYTPAYHDKEKGIIDILFHIHKNGVGSNYFDSINTGDKTYIGPSRGKKLYDPSIENQFFFGDETSLGNACALLPLLKNKNHQFQFYFELDEENKNVPELLGLENFTVFPKNDSFRNDKWISDLPLFKIEEWNAANFVLVGNVRSVQAFRKVLKNKTQGNVYSQGYWLEGKKGL; via the coding sequence ATGATTTCAAGCATACCAAAATGGGTAGGTGATATTTTCGAAAGTACACTTCGACCAAACGCAAAAGTTTTAGAAACTTCCTACATCAGTTCACAGATTAAGAAAATACGTTTTCAGGGAAATATATCAAAAATGAATTTTCAGATTGGCTATGCCAATGTGCTTCGTGTTTCGGAAACGGAATACAGGAATTATACGCCTGCTTATCACGACAAGGAAAAAGGAATAATAGATATACTGTTTCATATTCATAAAAATGGAGTTGGAAGTAACTATTTCGATTCCATAAATACAGGCGATAAAACATATATTGGTCCATCAAGAGGAAAAAAATTATATGACCCAAGTATAGAAAATCAATTCTTTTTTGGGGATGAAACTTCGTTAGGCAATGCTTGTGCGTTATTGCCCCTATTGAAAAACAAGAATCATCAATTTCAATTCTATTTTGAGCTGGATGAAGAAAACAAAAACGTTCCCGAACTTTTGGGATTAGAAAACTTTACTGTTTTTCCAAAAAATGATTCGTTCAGGAATGACAAATGGATAAGCGATTTGCCTTTGTTTAAAATTGAGGAATGGAACGCTGCTAATTTTGTATTAGTAGGAAACGTCAGATCTGTTCAGGCGTTTAGAAAAGTTCTGAAAAACAAAACTCAGGGTAATGTTTATTCACAAGGCTATTGGCTTGAAGGAAAAAAAGGGTTGTAA
- a CDS encoding AraC family transcriptional regulator, whose protein sequence is MHKKSKYIPVNPMIADFGTGIFIGKMSSEDFHLYEQFEEFDNIKQSHRDEYHLFFLQEKGTTTIEIDFQEYTITPLSVVFIHQNQVHRTLSFKKAKASIWAVSNENLNPEYLKLLEDITPVKPLQLNQESFAIITEAISFCIKLAERKNEKLYYPLLNGSCNTLIGLVISQYLVKSKPFDKLSRYEILTKAFKELLERNFASAKRPTEYAQQLNISSPYLNECVKNTTGFSVSHHIQQRVVLEAKRLLYHSNMSVKEIATELGYDDYPYFSRLFTKVSGMSALAFRNKNHD, encoded by the coding sequence ATGCACAAAAAGTCAAAATATATCCCTGTAAATCCTATGATCGCCGATTTCGGCACAGGTATTTTTATAGGCAAAATGTCCAGCGAAGATTTTCATTTATATGAGCAGTTTGAGGAATTTGACAATATAAAGCAATCACACAGAGACGAGTATCACTTATTTTTCTTACAAGAAAAAGGAACAACGACCATTGAAATTGACTTTCAGGAATACACCATAACACCTTTATCAGTTGTTTTTATTCATCAAAATCAAGTGCATAGAACTTTGTCGTTCAAAAAAGCCAAAGCAAGCATTTGGGCAGTTAGTAATGAAAATCTGAATCCTGAATACCTGAAATTATTAGAAGATATAACGCCAGTTAAACCTTTGCAATTAAATCAAGAATCGTTTGCAATTATTACCGAAGCTATATCGTTTTGCATAAAGTTAGCTGAACGTAAAAACGAAAAACTATATTACCCCTTGCTAAACGGCAGTTGCAATACCTTAATCGGACTTGTTATTTCACAGTATTTAGTCAAATCAAAGCCATTTGACAAACTTTCACGGTATGAAATCCTAACCAAAGCCTTTAAAGAGTTGTTGGAACGAAATTTTGCTTCTGCCAAACGACCGACAGAATATGCACAGCAATTAAATATTTCCTCACCTTATTTAAACGAATGTGTTAAAAACACCACAGGATTTTCTGTTTCCCATCATATACAACAACGCGTCGTTTTGGAAGCCAAACGTTTGCTTTATCATTCCAATATGTCGGTAAAAGAAATTGCCACCGAACTAGGTTATGACGACTACCCTTATTTTTCAAGGCTCTTCACCAAGGTTTCTGGAATGAGCGCCTTGGCGTTCCGAAATAAAAACCACGATTAG
- a CDS encoding glyoxalase/bleomycin resistance/extradiol dioxygenase family protein, with protein MAKQIFINLAVKDLQKSMDFYTALGFTNNPQFSDDAGKCMVWSESVFLMILTHEKFKLFATKPIADTKSALAGLFSLSLDSVEEMNAMMEKGLKAGGIEPTEAKDYGFMVQRTIEDFDGHTWEVFFMDMSKFPAEPAKG; from the coding sequence ATGGCAAAACAAATATTTATCAATCTGGCAGTGAAAGATCTTCAAAAATCAATGGATTTTTATACCGCCCTGGGGTTCACTAACAATCCACAGTTTTCAGATGATGCAGGAAAGTGTATGGTTTGGAGTGAGAGTGTTTTTTTAATGATCCTTACTCACGAAAAGTTTAAACTTTTTGCCACCAAACCCATAGCTGATACAAAATCCGCTTTGGCAGGACTTTTTTCTTTATCCTTAGACAGTGTAGAGGAGATGAACGCTATGATGGAGAAAGGACTTAAAGCGGGAGGCATTGAGCCAACCGAGGCAAAAGATTATGGTTTTATGGTACAACGTACCATAGAAGATTTTGATGGGCATACCTGGGAAGTATTTTTTATGGACATGTCGAAATTCCCTGCAGAACCCGCAAAAGGATAA